In Apodemus sylvaticus chromosome 7, mApoSyl1.1, whole genome shotgun sequence, the sequence ctcatttgtatgtgtatgaggcTTTGGCCTGCATATGTGCAagtatgccacatgtgtgcagtagtcacagagatgaagagagggccgatctcctagaactgaagttacagacactGGGTACAGAAAGCTGACggcaggtcccctggaagagaccccagtgctcttagccacacAGCTGTCTCTCCAGACCCTGATGTTTAGTTTGAAACCCTCCCTGCAGGGGCGCCTCGTGTTTCTTCAGGACTGTGAAGGCACTATGCCTGCTGACTGCTGGTTATCTCTGGGGCAGAAACAGCTTGCTCATTTCACAGGCCTGAAAACTGCCCTGGGTCTCAAGACCAACTCACGATCCAAACAGGCAGCTTAGtcagttctgtttttatttgtttatatggatGGAGGTTCATGCATATTGCTGCATCGAGTTTGTGCAGCCACGGCCaggagagggcagcagatcctctggaattggagttacctGTCCGGCTTGATCCCCTATTTGAATCAGAGGCTGACAAAGTCACCTAAGCCCACACATCTGTTAGATCAGCTTTGTTCTGCTCTGCACGTTGAGcacctgtttttgtttggtttgttgttttctggttttttgttttgttttgtttttgcttgttttgtttgtttttgtttttgtttttgctttttttttttttttttttttttttttttttttggttttttggatttggtttttttgagacagggtttctctgtgtagccctggctgtcctggaactcactctgtagaccaggctggcctcgaactcagaaatccgcctgcctctgcctcccagagtgctgggattacaggcgtgcgccaccaccacccggcttgtttttgctttttgatcATCTCCCAGAGCTGAAAACCAAATCAAGGGCCTTAAGCTCTTTTTTTAATCAACTGTCTCTGTGAAGTTCTGGGGATTAGACCCAGGGCTTGGATTGCACTAAGCAAATCCTCCGCCTCCGTGCTCCATCCCTAACCCACAACAATGCATATATCTTACAAACTGAAAAGCTTTAAccgtttttctttttattttccccctcccttccccttccctccatcccctcccttcttttttgaGTCAGGTTCACaagtagttcaggctagccttaagcatgctatgtagccaaggatgaccttgggctcccactctcctgcctccacctcccacggGCTGGGATGACCGTCCGCACACTGCACCTGGTGCGCTTAACCTCTtaccttcttttcatttttcttccctgCCTCAGAAGAAACTACACCAGCCTAGCTTTGCATTTGGGGAAATGAGtcactcaggttttttttttttttctttctttcttcttccttttgtcaAGAAGCCCCACACGGGTGAGGGAAGAGTTGGTAATTCACGGTGTCACAGGAAGTCACTTACCCTTCAAAGCACCTGTGCTGCTTCTAGGATCCTGGCATTGCCTCACAGACTGTCTTCAGGACCACTTTCAGAAGAGCAAGGTAGGAGGGGACGGGGACATTTGCAGGACCTGTGGTCGTGCTGCTGTGGATGGGTATAGCAGCACGGAGCTCGGACAGGCGGCCAGCCATCTGCCCAGCCCCACACTcgggttctgtttttttttttttttttttttgtttttgtttttttttaatttatcttattGTATGTGtaagaatgttttgcctgcatgtatgtaagtgcctgtatgttcctgtatgtgtgtgcctgtgcctgaggAGGTCATTAGAAAAGGgcctctgggggctggagagatggctaagcagttaagagcactgactgttcttccaaaagtcctgagttcaaatcccagcaaccacatggtggctcacaaccatccgtaaagagatctgacgccctcttctggagtgtctgaggacagttacagtgtgcttacatatattaataaataaattttaaaaataaaggggggccttggaactggagtcacagatggttgtgagctaccatacgGGTGTTAGAAATTGAAgccaggtcctcttcaagagcagccagtgagtgacTTAGCCACCgagccctccctccagccccacacTCAGGCTTCTTAATCCTGCtggtgttctctgacctccaccttggagtgcacacacacacacacacatacacacacacacacacacacacacacacttcctgccGGTCTGCGTGCCGCCTAAGGCTTCACCAGCCAGGCATCCACTGGGACTCGGCTCACACCCTCAACTCTGACCAGGACTGCAAACATTTCTGCGCATTCTAGCAAGCTTCTCGGGCCAAGAAATATCACACAGGAATGATGGGATTGTCCGcaacttatttacttattcatttttcttttgaaatgtgtACTTTATCACATCTCTTTGTATAGTGCGGGTCTATACGGGTATGTGTACATGCTTGCCGAGGGTGCCTGTGTGGCAGTCAGAGGCTAATTTGCAAGAGTCTGTTTTTTTCTACCATGTGAGACCaaggaattaaactcaggcttGATGGTAGATGTCTCCATCAGAGCATCATCTGGGCCTCACTTGGGAGTCTGATATGgggtaggctggcctcaaactcactgtgttgctgaggctggccttgaacttctggtgcctctgcctctcaagtgctggggggCAGGTATCAGCCGATAGACTGGCTATTCTTTgtgtttgctggtttgtttttctgagcctatcttctttcctctgctttgctatttttccccctttaaacCTCACCGGTAAGATGATAGCAACACAAGATAGTTTGTTAGTCATTTACAAGCATCTCAGGAGACTCTCCCGTGTCACAAGTCTTTATTGTACCTTTCTAGggagaaaacaaatgaacagaatctCTCTTGAGAAACACCAGGGGCTGGGGGCACCGTTCAGTGAGCAGAGCGTTAGGAGCATAAGGGTGGGAAGCTGGGATCTCCAGCAGGCAAGCAAAAGCCAGGCGTGGCTGTGCGAGCCTTGAACCTCATAGCTCTGCGTGTTGGAGAGGGGCAGATAGTAGGTTCCTTGGCCAGCCTATCTCCCCAAAACAGAGAGTCCTGGGTTCAGTACTGAGACTgcatctcaacaaaacaaagtagAGAGTGAGAGCAAAAGACACCTCTGGCCTCCGTAAACACAGGCACAGCTGAGAGTACACGCacacagatgtgtgcacatgtgtccgGCACATACATGGAGAAACAGGAGAGCATTCAGGCATGCAGAACTGAAGATACCGGGAGAGATTAGATGTGAATTACTGAACAAAACGAGAAGGGCTTAATAGGGACTGACAAGAtgccacagagacagagatcaggAAGCGAGGGTTGGAGGGTCCCGAGTCAGAAAATCCATGCCAGGTGAGTACGTGTGTGAGCCACTGTAAAAAAGTTTTCACATGTGTACCCATGATTAACGTATTCATTTTTAAACTTGATCATCTACCTGGGTATCTGTCTATTtgggaaagggtttctctgtgcagtcctggaacctacactgtagaccaggctgggctcagactcagagctctgcctgcctttgcctcctgggatcaaaggtgtgcgacATCACctttggctatttatttattttttttaactaaaaagaaaaaagaaaaaggcatttagtgtgtgtgtgcgcacacacgcatGTGGTGTGTATACCACAGTGCCAGTGTGGACATCAAATGATAACAACTGTGGCACCCGGCTCTCACCTTTTATCATGTGAGGAGTCCaagagattgaactcagattgtcaggcctGGTGACACATAGCCTAGCTCACCGAACCATGTCATCTGCCcaagttttttatttgtttatttgttttaattttttatttatttactttttatgcatatgggtggCTAGCCTACTTTCATGCCtgggcaccatgtgtgtgcatgatgccTTAGGAGACCATAaaggggcatcagattccctgaaactggagttatccATGATTGTGAGCCTCAGCGTaggagctgggaaccaaatccgGGTCCTCTGGAGGAAGAACAGCCAGAATTCTTTACCACCAAGCCACCTTTCTAACTgtatctctttctcctttttttgagacaaggtctatctatgtagacctggctgacctggaaaaCTCTATGTACataaggctggcttcaaacttgcagagctctgcccatctctgcctcctgaatgctggattcTCCTTCAATTCTGTGGTTCCCAGGGGtcagtgtggctcagtggcaagtgcctttacctgacaGGTCATCCTGCCGGCCACAGAGACCATCCATTGAAACCCCATTATAAACTGTACTGTAGTCTCAGGTGGTTGGGGGTTACTATCCTTACCTATCCATGAGAGAAATGAGCTTCCCAGCAGAAAGGCAGACGTCCAGAATGTGAGCAACCCTTCTGTCtgactccttttttatttttttagacaggatttctctataaagccctggctgtcgtgtAACTCACAgcctggtagaccaggctggccttgaactcagaaatacacctgcctctgccttccagagtgctggcattacaggcgtgcgccaccaaccaCCTGGCTCATCTGTCTGACTCCTAAGTCTGACATAATTTCTTTTTGACCTTTAGATCCCTTTTGGACCAGGTATGTGACAATTAGGGGTGACATTGTCTGCAGCTAGCTATGCCTTGTGTTTAGTACTCTTGCTGTCTTTCCACCCTCACAGGCAGCTCAAGTGTTGCTGGCTTCTTCTGCTGGTACCCAGAGCCTGCAGATCCCAAAGATGAACGCCACAGAGGTCACAGACACCACGCCGGATGAAACGGCGTACAATAGTTACTACTTCGATGAAAGCATGCCAAAGCCTTGCACCAAGGAAGGCATCAAGGCGTTTGGGaaggtcttcctgcctcctctctacGCCTTGGTCTTTTTGCTGGGTCTGTTTGGAAATTCTGTTGTGCTTCTGGTACTGTTCAAATACAAGAGGCTCAAGTCCATGACTGACGTGTACCTGCTAAACCTGGCCATCTCGGACCTGTTGTTTGTACTGTCCCTCCCGTTCTGGGGCTACTATGCTGCTGACCAGTGGGTTTTTGGACTAGGTCTGTGCAAGATTGTTTCATGGATGTACCTGGTGGGCTTCTACAGTGGCATCTTCTTCATCATGCTCATGAGCATAGACAGATACCTGGCCATCGTGCACGCGGTGTTTTCCTTGAAAGCCAGGACTCTGACCTACGGCGTCATCACCAGCCTGATCACGTGGTTAGTGGCTGTGTTGGCCTCCCTTCCAGGCCTCTTGTTCAGCACTTGCTCCACAGACCACAACCACACGTACTGCAAAACCGAGTACTCGGTCAACTCGACAACGTGGAAAGTCCTCAGCTCCCTGGAGATCAATGTCCTGGGGCTGGCCATCCCCCTGGGCGTCATGCTCTTT encodes:
- the Ccr4 gene encoding C-C chemokine receptor type 4; protein product: MNATEVTDTTPDETAYNSYYFDESMPKPCTKEGIKAFGKVFLPPLYALVFLLGLFGNSVVLLVLFKYKRLKSMTDVYLLNLAISDLLFVLSLPFWGYYAADQWVFGLGLCKIVSWMYLVGFYSGIFFIMLMSIDRYLAIVHAVFSLKARTLTYGVITSLITWLVAVLASLPGLLFSTCSTDHNHTYCKTEYSVNSTTWKVLSSLEINVLGLAIPLGVMLFCYSMIIRTLQHCKNEKKNRAVRMIFAVVVLFLGFWTPYNVVLFLETLVELGVLQDCTLEKYLDYAVQATETLAFTHCCLNPVIYFFLGEKFRKYITQLFKTCWGPLVLCQHCDFLQIYSADTSSSSYTQSTVDHDFRDAL